A single Augochlora pura isolate Apur16 chromosome 2, APUR_v2.2.1, whole genome shotgun sequence DNA region contains:
- the Pns gene encoding DENN domain containing pinstripe isoform X3, with protein MNGSLGIMRGPDQHPQRFADYFVICGLDKDSGLEPDKYFGDSLQCTPLDRAYKSKVLGHHPDSVPWNLFDEHAVCMLCLPSGLRFRTQKHSVEPMFHSFVLTKEDGHRTYGFSLVFYEECRNRKICAAMQTLQAMHITELSSGQNGTPPTVRKGQDGHNTRSLPRHFKLSAHSPSAALGYYDSTKDKLLVTKSISLLCQQPYLHAAKTFLTNLYKCVPRHPGPGLSLESYVYNLLYNVPVPLPGKSLKFFVPNDEPAKSPLELVIHQPAPLQELPMLDYPLKDVFTWLGADCVIQLFTCVLLENQVLLRSSDFHKLMVVSECITALLFPFSWQHVYVPILPASLHHFLDAPVPFIMGLHIQNEGGVLKIASEANLCYVDIDKQSSQFPEELPVFPHKMQFIAEIRALLNKYKVPYSGKTDNMAMNHLNGDIMTSSLTLPGSGFHLPRRKHSLHDVLDWDRPEPTPQSETLQKIVDIVKRTGVNVDDIESIEDNVRDRVLTPQEEYQETLMFNNAIRETFLNRFVQIFSSYEHFVIQPSQDKDEWLNNRDSMHVFDKATFLSDQPTQHLPFLSRFLETQMFASLVDSKVMSTWSELDFNIRVFDQRISLLRKKVGEAIVRSTRYEPCKSIEESQKVLEQRLTNVDFETNPPTEILPHRAAYFRSFPILDSVALNKEPAQSSRRGQTQWKYKMKSMEANGKPPAPQETQSPRPQTKFSSDISPALIAQANWTFVEKLLKDCKSKTKRMLVEKMGSEAVALGHGGESLFDVEENTLVASLCDLLERVWSHGLQNKQGKSALWSHLTMYQELEECNDAAKTIDPNFLSPDLSNLALETDVSPTRGTDKHKSLGDRKIGPEHLRPLPDSLLFDIRNVQAMTDIKTHIGYARAWVRLALEKKLLSRHLKTLLSNNTLLRNQYKRSAFLRCEEEKEQFLYHLLTLNAVDYFCFTNNYPTTKLPYRVVIFPSRKASAATTSANSWIAISGSLCETNPVPIPKGALEFVFHHKNLGVLSTLRIGHDNTGLSPKWMVEHVVVRNEVTGHTFKFPCGRWLGRGIDDGSTERLLVGALVPHSIDSEELVESCSTPPRCRSPSIPRRPILSQVELQHMLGEAVNAIVKFHYRRDCQEGSLTALLCGEGGLVPSLEQIFLFGFKNQRIFGRNFYVWDYLLRIKENFEISLLEEMDEYSQRLNRDRRVAHVESNQRFATLRCYCHLIDQINMFSQTLGKDGKFQLFICLAVREQLLHVMLRPMSEARSTADMYEENSFLRNRTLLNFLIHILEPLCEFHIVLEKSLTHGISSIC; from the exons GGGACTCGTTGCAATGCACACCTCTGGATCGAGCGTACAAGAGTAAAGTGCTTGGACACCATCCGGACTCCGTACCATGGAACCTCTTCGACGAGCACGCTGTTTGCATG CTTTGCCTGCCGAGCGGCCTGAGATTCCGGACCCAGAAGCACTCCGTGGAGCCGATGTTCCACTCGTTCGTGCTCACCAAGGAGGACGGGCACCGAACCTACGGGTTCAGCCTTGTCTTCTACGAGGAGTGCCGGAACCGGAAAATATGCGCCGCTATGCAAACCCTGCAAGCGATGCACATCACAGAGCTGAGCAGCGGCCAAAACGGTACACCGCCGAC GGTCAGAAAAGGACAGGACGGCCACAACACCCGCTCGCTGCCGCGGCACTTCAAGTTATCAGCGCACTCGCCGAGCGCAGCGTTAGGCTACTATGACTCTACCAAAGACAAGTTGCTAGTGACTAAATCGATATCCTTGTTATGCCAGCAGCCTTACCTCCACGCGGCGAAAACGTTCCTCACTAATCTCTACAA ATGTGTTCCTAGACACCCAGGACCCGGTCTTAGCTTAGAGTCCTACGTGTACAATCTCCTTTACAATGTGCCGGTACCGTTGCCAGGGAAGTCGCTGAAATTCTTCGTTCCGAACGACGAGCCAGCGAAATCACCATTGGAACTGGTGATACATCAGCCAGCACCATTGCAGGAGCTACCGATGCTGGATTACCCTTTGAAGGACGTGTTCACGTGGCTCGGCGCGGACTGTGTGATCCAATTGTTCACCTGTGTCCTATTGGAGAACCAAGTGTTGCTTAGGAGCTCGGACTTCCACAAGCTGATGGTGGTATCCGAATGCATAACGGCGCTCCTCTTCCCGTTTTCCTGGCAGCATGTCTATGTGCCCATCTTGCCCGCCAGTTTGCATCATTTCTTGGACGCGCCAGTGCCGTTCATAATGGGTCTGCACATTCAGAACGAGGGCGGTGTGCTGAAAATTGCTAGCGAA GCAAACCTTTGTTATGTAGATATAGATAAACAAAGTAGCCAATTTCCGGAGGAACTACCTGTATTTCCCcacaaaatgcaattcattgCCGAGATTAGAGCTCTTTTAAACAAGTACAAAGTACCATACTCAGGAAA GACTGACAACATGGCCATGAATCATCTCAATGGCGACATCATGACTAGTAGTTTGACGCTTCCTGGTTCTGGTTTTCATCTTCCTCGTAGAAAACACTCGTTACATGATGTCCTCGATTGGGATAGACCCGAACCGACACCGCAATCCGAGACCTTACAGAAAATAGTCGACATTGTTAAACGAACAG GAGTGAACGTGGATGATATTGAGTCGATTGAAGACAATGTGAGAGATAGGGTACTAACACCGCAAGAAGAATATCAGGAGACGCTTATGTTTAATAATGCTATTAGAGAAACCTTTTTGAATCGTTTTGTACAGATTTTTTCTAGTTATGAACATTTCGTTATCCAACCGAGCCAG GACAAAGATGAATGGTTGAATAACAGGGACAGTATGCACGTTTTTGATAAGGCCACATTTTTATCTGACCAGCCCACACAGCATTTACCATTCCTGTCCAGATTTCTAGAGACACAAATGTTCGCGTCACTGGTAGACAGTAAAGTTATGTCAACGTGGAGCGAACTTGATTTCAACATACGAGTCTTCGATCAAAGAATTTCTCTCCTAAG AAAAAAAGTTGGCGAAGCCATCGTTAGATCGACGCGTTACGAACCTTGCAAAAGTATAGAAGAATCTCAGAAAGTGTTGGAACAGAGATTAACGAACGTGGACTTCGAAACAAACCCACCGACCGAAATTCTTCCTCACAGAGCAGCGTATTTTCGAAGTTTTCCTATATTAGACAGTGTCGCGTTGAATAAGGAACCAGCCCAAAG CAGTCGGAGGGGACAGACTCAATGgaagtataaaatgaaatccaTGGAAGCAAATGGGAAACCACCTGCCCCGCAAGAGACACAGTCGCCGAGGCCACAGACTAAGTTCTCCTCAGATATAAGTCCAGCTCTGATAGCACAAGCCAATTGGacttttgttgaaaaattgctCAAG GATTGTAAATCGAAGACAAAGAGAATGTTAGTTGAGAAAATGGGTTCTGAAGCCGTCGCATTAGGTCATGGAGGTGAATCGTTGTTCGACGTGGAGGAGAATACTCTGGTTGCCAGTCTATGCGATCTTTTGGAACGAGTTTGGAGCCACGgtttgcaaaataaacaagGGAAAAGTGCTCTTTGGTCGCACCTCACCATGTACCAAGAACTGGAAGAGTGTAACGACGCTGCTAAAACCATAGATCCTAATTTCCTTTCTCCTG ATTTGTCAAATTTGGCGTTGGAAACGGACGTGTCGCCAACGCGAGGGACAGACAAACACAAATCCCTTGGAGACAGAAAAATCGGGCCAGAGCATCTGAGACCACTACCGGACTCTTTGCTCTTTGATATCAGAAATGTCCAAGCCATGACGGACATCAAGACGCACATTGGATACGCTAGAGCGTGGGTTCGGTTAGCGTTGGAAAAGAAACTTCTCTCTCGTCATTTGAAGACATTATTATCCAACAATACATTGTTAAG AAATCAATATAAACGTTCAGCGTTCCTGCGTTGCGAAGAGGAAAAAGAACAGTTCTTGTATCATCTTTTGACGCTGAATGCAGTCGACTATTTCTGCTTCACCAACAACTATCCAACAACCAAATTGCCATATAGAGTTGTTATATTTCCTAGCCGTAAAGCAAGTGCAGCTACCACTTCCGCCAACAGCTGGATCGCTATCTCAGGAAGTCTGTGCGAAACGAATCCAGTTCCTATACCTAAAGGAGCACTCGAATTTGTATTTCAT CATAAAAATTTGGGCGTGCTCTCGACGCTACGCATAGGACACGACAACACGGGCCTCTCGCCTAAGTGGATGGTGGAGCATGTCGTAGTGAGAAACGAGGTCACAGGGCATACGTTCAAATTTCCTTGCGGTAGGTGGCTTGGCAGAGGTATCGACGATGGCTCCACGGAGAGATTGTTAGTAGGAGCTTTGGTACCTCACAGTATCGACAGCGAGGAATTAGTTGAATCATGTTCAACGCCGCCGAGATGTAGGTCACCCAGTATTCCCAGACGCCCAATATTATCTCAAGTTGAGTTGCAGCATATGTTAG GAGAAGCTGTCAATGCTATCGTTAAATTCCACTATAGAAGAGATTGCCAAGAAGGGTCCTTGACAGCCCTGCTCTGCGGCGAAGGCGGTCTCGTCCCGTCGCTggagcaaatatttttattcggctTTAAAAACCAGAGGATATTCGGTAGAAACTTTTACGTTTGGGACTACCTTT TAcggataaaagaaaattttgaaatttcactGCTAGAGGAGATGGACGAATATTCACAACGATTGAATAGAGATAGGCGTGTCGCGCATGTAGAGAGCAATCAAAGGTTTGCAACGTTAAGATGTTATTGCCACCTCATCGATCAGATTAACATGTTCAGTCAAACCCTTGGCAAAGACGGGAAGTTTCAGCTGTTCATCTGTTTAGCAGTGAG AGAGCAGCTTCTTCATGTGATGTTGCGGCCAATGAGCGAAGCACGTTCCACCGCGGACATGTACGAAGAGAACTCATTTTTACGGAATCGTacgttattaaatttcctCATTCATATTCTCGAACCATTGTGCGAGTTTCATATTGTTCTCGAGAAGAGTCTGACTCACGGAATTTCTAGTATATGTTAA